From the genome of Fusarium keratoplasticum isolate Fu6.1 chromosome 11, whole genome shotgun sequence, one region includes:
- a CDS encoding MFS domain-containing protein: MTQNNRNDQVLKAERALHDQYNLLPRAQLVSCLGILSFCMLISFIDQNGISITQPTIAKDLDASATISWAGTSSLIANTTFQMLYGRLSDIFGRKAVFLGAVALLALADLLCGLSQNPAMFYVFRGVSGIGSGGITNIAMIIVSDVVTLEERGKYQGIFGTMVGLGNLIGPFLAAAFIKRSTWRAFFYMLAPLGAIAGVVSYLFLPNKPPTATFKESAARIDYGGSFTISLGIILLLIPISGGGAYFDWNSPMVITMLTIGSFSCLLFMLIEWKIAKLPMMPVTIFANKEVVILLIHSFLFGAVYQSSIYYLPLYLLNARQFEVLEAAAISTALFTFQSVFSTLSGLYISHFNRYGEVIWFGFATWTLGAGLCLTFDRNTSPGAIIGPLMVIGVGVGCIFQPTLVALQAHSPKSRRAVIISNRNFFRCCGGAVGLAISAAILQAALRSKLPAEYAYLADSTYALPTDLEPGPSAERVYDAYMHASHSVFLMQVPMIGVSLIGCLFIKDQGLEGREETRSEEEPQGAMVGSQDNNTPKVS; the protein is encoded by the exons ATGACGCAAAATAACCGAAATGATCAGGTCTTGAAAGCAGAACGTGCTCTTCATGACCAATACAACCTCCTACCTCGGGCACAGCTGGTATCCTGCTTAGGAATCCTCTCTTTCTGCATGCTGATCAGTTTCATCGACCAGAACGGAATCAGTATTACTCAACCCACGATTGCTAAAGATCTCGATGCCTCGGCAACAATTTCCTGGGCGGGAACCTCCTCGTTAATCGCGAATACCACTTTCCAGATGTTATACGGTCGTCTTTCCGACATCTTCGGGCGAAAGGCTGTGTTTCTTGGGGCCGTTGCGTTGCTAGCCCTTGCAGACCTGCTATGTGGTCTATCACAAAACCCTGCCATGTTCTATGTGTTTCGAGGCGTGTCTGGAatcggcagcggcggcatcaccaacatcgcCATGATCATCGTCAGTGATGTGGtcaccctcgaggagagagGCAAATATCAGGGGATCTTCGGCACCATGGTAGGCTTAGGCAACCTGATAGGACCGTTTCTTGCGGCCGCTTTCATCAAGCGTTCAACTTGGAGAGCCTTCTTTTACATGCTGGCACCCCTTGGCGCCATCGCAGGGGTGGTTTCATATTTGTTTCTGCCGAACAAGCCACCTACAGCGACCTTTAAGGAGAGTGCAGCAAGGATTGACTACGGAGGTTCCTTTACAATATCTCTAGGGATCATTCTTCTGCTCATCCCGATATCTGGAG GCGGCGCCTACTTTGACTGGAACTCGCCAATGGTCATCACTATGCTTACCATTGGGTCCTTCTCTTGTCTTCTCTTCATGCTCATAGAATGGaagattgccaagctgcCAATGATGCCTG TGACAATATTCGCAAACAAGGAAGTTGTGATCTTATTGATccattcttttctttttggtgCCGTGTATCAGTCGAGCATTTACTATCTCCCCCTCTATCTACTAAACGCCCGGCAATTTGAAGTGCTCGAGGCGGCAGCAATATCAACCGCCTTGTTCACCTTTCAATCTGTATTTTCCACACTTAGTGGCTTATACATATCTCACTTTAATCGTTATGGTGAGGTGATCTGGTTCGGGTTTGCCACATGGACACT TGGAGCTGGTCTCTGTCTAACCTTCGATCGCAATACTTCTCCAGGAGCCATAATTGGGCCTTTGATGGTGATTGGCGTCGGAGTCGGCTGCATCTTTCAGCCGACGTTGGTGGCGCTCCAAGCCCACTCACCCAAATCTCGACGCGCCGTCATTATCTCGAACCGTAACTTCTTCCGATGCTGTGGTGGTGCTGTTGGGCTAGCAATCTCGGCGGCTATCCTACAAGCCGCTCTTCGATCCAAGTTACCAGCAGAATATGCATACCTTGCTGACAGCACCTATGCACTCCCAACTGACTTGGAGCCGGGGCCCAGTGCAGAAAGGGTGTATGACGCTTATATGCATGCTAGCCACTCTGTGTTCTTGATGCAGGTTCCAATGATAGGTGTGTCTTTGATTGGTTGCCTATTTATCAAGGATCAGGGCttggaaggaagagaagagaccAGAAGTGAGGAGGAGCCTCAAGGGGCGATGGTGGGATCGCAAGATAATAATACACCAAAAGTCTCATAG
- a CDS encoding Deuterolysin: MRVTFFLTALTALASWVTASPKKGGAQGNVQVSYPIPLDVVLKRVREGGFEFEATIFNHNVESIKVLNYATFLHKWAPVKRAEIFARDKRVAFLGIVPKMDYTRLKKKHFTTIPSGKTISVKFDVAENYDLTAGGEHTIQLLGTLPFAQIKGRHIAGFIPYQSNKLQFMVNGEAAEGVRAKYLRDRRRIRRENCSGGRVPRMRESLSHCVQLSLAAQEAALNGPAWRMEEAFGFSDGPIRQHVAKVFSDTADKCRTDSTRIQEFCREYYRDCVSNDRILMAYLREPSLRIGYCDPFFDLPILPKRCYVYDRPDAWGWFPSRASTVIQKTVHANLRKSGLPGNMSLDAEPGLPKILALDRNSSLQSPDNYELFATHLKLGCIAVSPDEKNPLAGIPLFGPVNN; encoded by the exons ATGAGAGTCACCTTCTTCCTCACGGCGCTGACTGCCCTGGCGTCGTGGGTAACAGCTTCACCGAAAAAGggaggagcccaaggaaATGTGCAAGTCTCATACCCCATTCCTTTGGATGTCGTCTTGAAACGTGTTCGTGAGGGCGGGTTCGAGTTCGAGGCTACCATATTCAATCACAACGTGGAGAGcatcaaggtcctcaacTATGCCACCTTTCTTCACAAGTGGGCTCCAGTCAAGAGAGCCGAAATCTTTGCCAGAG acaagcgagtggcCTTCTTGGGAATAGTGCCGAAAATGGACTATACAaggctcaagaagaagcattTCACTACCATTCCCAGCGGCAAAACGATCAGTGTCAAGTTCGACGTTGCTGAAAACTACGACCTCACGGCCGGTGGTGAACATACGATCCAGCTGCTGGGCACGTTGCCGTTCGCGCAGATCAAGGGGCGCCACATCGCAGGCTTCATCCCCTACCAGTCCAACAAGCTTCAGTTCATGGTCAACGGTGAAGCTGCCGAGGGCGTACGTGCAAAGTACCTCCGGGACCGACGAAGGATTAGACGTGAGAATTGCAGTGGCGGGAGAGTTCCCAGGATGCGAGAGTCACTCTCCCACTGCGTTCAACTGTCTCTCGCTGCCCAGGAAGCGGCACTCAACGGCCCCGcgtggaggatggaggaagCTTTTGGCTTCTCGGACGGGCCGATTCGTCAACATGTCGCCAAGGTCTTTTCCGACACGGCTGACAAATGCCGAACAGACTCTACCCGCATCCAGGAGTTCTGTCGCGAGTACTACAGGGACTGCGTCTCCAATGACAGAATTCTCATGGCCTACCTTAGAGAGCCATCGCTCCGGATTGGCTACTGCGACCCATTCTTCGACCTTCCAATCTTGCCCAAGAGGTGCTACGTCTACGATAGGCCCGACGCCTGGGGCTGGTTTCCCTCTCGAGCATCCACCGTCATTCAAAAGACGGTCCACGCGAACCTGCGAAAATCCGGGCTACCCGGAAACATGTCTCTGGATGCAGAGCCCGGACTCCCAAAGATTCTTGCCTTGGATCGCAACTCGAGCTTGCAGAGCCCTGACAACTATGAGCTGTTTGCCACACATCTCAAGCTTGGCTGCATTGCGGTGAGTCCCGATGAGAAGAACCCTCTAGCGGGCATACCTCTTTTTGGGCCcgtaaataattaa
- a CDS encoding GPI-anchored domain-containing protein yields MLPKLVLLAGWVFSTVAARLTFTNSNWNVEQGTPFTLHYEGCDDGCTIALMTGASDNLRVAKVITSLWLAIAASATGDSFTFTLNRLDAGTYAFRITNGEDISYSLQFELDGDSNSSASETAASSETPAQSTTTLETSTSTSASTASSSSITGSASSADSKDTVTSSSSGTSSTLSTAAQATTTAPSPPKHGLSAGAIAGIVVGVVAVILIVLGALFFWMRRRKQKAAKGSTSNTDPRDSQPQIAELEQPKNIDIVVTPATPAEMRGSTPPPPAAELAGQGRLPELPTTEKATEKELEGDLAAIVPELRGEEKRTEKELEGDVVRTVPELQGEDKALPAELPGETARKDDGEQQKQSSVLPPTELLSSTEEPQRKETETPSAAQTQADTPASQLPKPSSEAGSTPVTETISPVSPVSDEASHAMLMEQYAQLEARRQRILELKTIEEEQAALRARLSKMQGGNGIE; encoded by the exons ATGTTGCCAAAGCTAGTGTTGCTCGCTGGCTGGGTTTTTTCTACTGTCGCAGCCAGACTCACCTTTACCAACAGCAACTGGAATGTCGAGCAGGGGACACCGTTCACGCTCCACTACGAGGGCTGTGATGATGGCTGCACCATCGCCCTTATGACAGGCGCTTCTGATAATCTGAGAGTCGCGAAAGTAATAACAA GCTTATGGTTGGCAATTGCAGCGAGTGCGACCGGCGATAGCTTCACTTTCACTCTGAATCGCCTTGACGCGGGAACATACGCTTTTAGAATTACCAATGGAGAGGACATCTCATACAGTCTTCAGTTTGAACTAGATGGAGACTCGAACTCCTCTGCGTCGGAAACGGCCGCTTCCTCCGAAACCCCGGCCCAGTCGACAACCACGTTAGAGACGTCAACGTCAACATCGGCATCAACTGCATCTAGTTCGAGTATCACTGGCTCCG CATCTTCGGCTGACTCTAAAGATACTGTgacgtcttcatcatctggaACATCTTCAACCCTATCAACTGCAGCACAAGCCACCACAACAGCACCTAGCCCTCCTAAGCATGGATTAAGTGCGGGCGCGATTGCTGGAATTGTAGTTGGAGTAGTCGctgtcatcctcatcgtccttgGAGCTTTATTCttctggatgaggaggagaaagcaGAAGGCGGCCAAAGGATCAACGTCAAACACTGACCCACGCGATTCGCAGCCTCAAATTGCCGAGTTGGAGCAGCCAAAGAATATCGATATCGTCGTCACCCCGGCCACACCGGCTGAGATGCGCGGGTCTACGCCGCCACCTCCGGCTGCGGAGCTTGCGGGCCAGGGAAGATTGCCAGAGTTACCGACCACGGAGAAAGCCACGGAGAAGGAGCTAGAAGGAGACTTGGCTGCTATTGTACCTGAGCTacggggagaggagaagcggACTGAAAAGGAACTGGAGGGTGACGTGGTTCGTACTGTGCCAGAACTGCAAGGAGAGGATAAAGCGCTGCCTGCTGAGCTTCCTGGCGAAACCGCACGAAAGGACGACGGAGAGCAGCAGAAACAGTCCTCTGTCTTGCCACCCACAGAATTACTGAGTTCCACGGAGGAGCCACAGAGGAAGGAGACCGAAACGCCTTCCGCAGCTCAAACACAGGCCGATACACCAGCATCTCAGTTACCCAAACCATCTAGCGAAGCTGGATCGACACCTGTTACTGAAACAATTTCTCCAGTATCACCAGTATCAGATGAGGCGAGCCACGCAATGCTAATGGAGCAGTACGCACAGCTAGAAGCGCGCAGGCAAAGAATCCTAGAGCTCAAGACGATCGAGGAGGAACAAGCAGCGCTACGAGCACGACTGAGCAAGATGCAAGGAGGTAATGGAATAGAGTAA
- a CDS encoding MFS domain-containing protein gives MARFTPYIGSPRPIAAATPAETAPDQNLSAMEAQDLERIGTRRTHQSSIVLPEPPDGGLRAWTQVAMGWIVIFTTWGYVNSFGSFQSYYISVLPQSSFDISWIGSLQVWLTFFGSAFSGRLLDAGLFVPTFLIGSTMQLLGIFLMSISTKYWHLMLTQGILTGFGGGIIFAPSLALVATYFDKHRGIAIGLVTTGNSLGGLVYPLVVRELLPILGMPWTARVLGFINLTGFCFVAVFMRPRLPPRKSGPIIDWDAFKDKLYISYVAGLFFFVLPVYYTFYYLASYGRDALGLSYSDASLLTTLINGAGLPARVLVPIIADRIGPLNTIAPAGFCVAVVAFSWLAVHNVAGIWVFTTFYGLASGAFQSLMPTGVASITKRLDAMGTRIGMCFSIISFAGLTGPPIGGRIQSATKDDYTGAHIWAGLCSSVCVGLLLLARVLKVGWKPHVKC, from the exons ATGGCTCGCTTCACCCCTTACATCGGATCTCCCAGGCCGATAGCGGCGGCGACACC GGCTGAAACGGCACCTGATCAAAATTTGTCTGCGATGGAGGCTCAAGATCTCGAGAGAATTGGAACGAGAAGAACTCACCAATCGTCAATCGTCCTGCCAGAACCTCCAGATGGCGGTCTACGGGCATGGACACAAGTTGCCATGGGCTGGATTGTCATCTTCACAACATGGGGCTATGTCAACTCTTTTGGAAGTTTTCAATCCTACTACATATCGGTGCTGCCTCAATCATCCTTTGATATTTCGTGGATCGGCTCGTTGCAAGTCTGGTTAACGTTCTTTGGGAGCGCCTTTTCTGGCCGACTCCTCGATGCTGGCCTCTTTGTCCCAACTTTTCTCATTGGCTCTACGATGCAACTTCTTGGAATCTTTCTAATGAGTATTTCGACAAAATACTGGCATTTGATGCTTACTCAGGGCATTCTGACTGGCTTTGGAGGAGGCATCATCTTTGCCCCGTCACTTGCCTTGGTCGCCACATATTTTGACAAACACCGAGGCATCGCAATAGGACTTGTGACAACTGGAAACTCTCTTGGTGGTCTTGTATATCCACTCGTTGTTCGAGAGCTGCTTCCCATACTGGGGATGCCTTGGACAGCTAGAGtgcttggcttcatcaacttGACCGGGTTTTGCTTTGTGGCTGTCTTTATGCGTCCAAGACTTCCCCCACGCAAGTCTGGACCAATCATCGACTGGGACGCCTTTAAAGACAAGCTCTACATCTCTTATGTGGCAGGCCTGTTCTTTTTCGTCTTGCCTGTCTACTACACCTTCTATTAT CTCGCTTCGTATGGCCGAGATGCCCTGGGTCTCTCGTACTCTGATGCTTCGCTCCTTACTACCTTGATCAACGGTGCAGGTCTACCCGCGCGAGTTCTGGTGCCCATCATCGCTGACCGCATTGGGCCACTCAACACGATAGCCCCAGCTGGATTTTGCGTGGCTGTTGTTGCCTTTTCTTGGCTGGCAGTCCACAACGTGGCAGGCATTTGGGTTTTCACGACCTTTTACGGCCTTGCGTCTGGTGCGTTCCAAAGTCTCATGCCTACTGGAGTCGCAAGTATCACAAAGAGACTGGATGCCATGGGCACACGAATCGGCATGTGTTTCAGCATCATCTCTTTTGCCGGATTGACCGGTCCTCCTATTGGTGGCCGTATTCAGTCTGCAACCAAGGACGACTACACTGGTGCGCATATCTGGGCCGGTCTCTGCAGTTCAGTTTGCGTTGGCTTGCTTCTATTGGCTCGAGTACTGAAGGTAGGATGGAAACCGCATGTCAAGTGCTAA
- a CDS encoding Peptidase-M14 domain-containing protein — MTIRATLTAGLFFVGLATAAHRYADNQVALVRDTDEAAKHFPDVEGVELYSPPFTDPKSVPAGFENGTSGPTDDATLDYFLQTLAARNDWMTYTNPSFKSEDGRSIPYVFLSTSTQPKTNASAPEKLRVYLQGGVHGNEPGGDQLLLALIGKFDANSTWAESILEKMDIMILPRYNPDGVAYFQRFLATGFDPNRDHIKQASSQTREVKKLISEFNPHIGVDSHEYSANRAYGTKDQWVQAVDGQISAMKNLNIHKDIRELAEETFVPQVAAAMEAHDLRWSPYITGVLKEEPLVFTELNTEARAGDVSLALSQALVFLTETRGIMLGGQHFQRRVAAGLIMVEALIQTAADNAEEVYKVVEGAREKFAESNEDIVISDAPQPTNRTWQFIELESGKLVELPVQFLSTTPVLANLTRSRPEAYVFPRAWKDAAERLQIAGVKVDTLKADFVGEVEALNITSASVGKTLYQGTALTTVTTETIRKEIRMPAGSFWVSTRQKNAAHALVTLEPEGIDSYATFNILPVNEGDEYPVYRVMA, encoded by the exons ATGACGATTCGAGCCACTCTCACCGCTGGCCTGTTCTTTGTAGGCTTGGCCACAGCAGCGCACCGCTACGCAGACAACCAGGTCGCTCTCGTCAGAGACACTGATGAGGCCGCCAAGCACTTCCCAGATGTCGAGGGTGTTGAACTTTACTCTCCGCCTTTCACGGACCCCAAGAGTGTTCCAGCAGGATTTGAAAACGGCACAAGTGGCCCAACCGACGATGCCACATTAG ACTACTTTCTCCAAACTCTTGCTGCCCGCAATGACTGGATGACATACACAAACCCATCTTTCAAGTCCGAAGATGGCCGTTCCATCCCATATGTCTTCCTATCTACCTCGACGCAACCCAAGACAAACGCCTCTGCGCCCGAGAAGCTCCGCGTCTATCTTCAAGGCGGTGTCCATGGAAATGAACCAGGCGGTGACCAACTCCTCCTTGCCTTGATCGGAAAGTTTGATGCCAACTCTACTTGGGCCGAGTCCAtcctggagaagatggacatTATGATTCTTCCTCGTTACAACCCCGATGGTGTGGCTTACTTCCAACGCTTCCTTGCAACCGGCTTCGACCCCAACAGAGACCACATCAAGCAAGCGAGTTCACAAACTCGAGAAGTCAAGAAGTTGATTTCGGAGTTTAACCCTCACATTGGTGTTGATTCTCACGAGTATAGCGCCAACCGCGCATATGGCACCAAGGATCAGTGGGTTCAGGCTGTGGATGGTCAGATCTCGGCCatgaagaacttgaacaTTCACAAGGATATCCGAGAGTTGGCTGAGGAGACCTTTGTGCCTCAGGTTGCTGCTGCGATGGAAGCTCACGACTTGCGGTGGAGCCCTTACATCACAGGTGTTCTGAAGGAGGAACCTCTGGTTTTTACTGAGCTCAACACTGAGGCCCGAGCTGGGGATGTTTCTCTTGCCCTGAGCCAAGCCCTTGTCTTCCTCACTGAGACTAGGGGTATCATGCTTGGCGGCCAGCACTTCCAGCGACGAGTCGCAGCTGGGTTGATCATGGTTGAGGCTCTCATCCAGACGGCTGCGGATAATGCGGAAGAGGTGTACAAGGTCGTTGAAGGCGCACGTGAGAAGTTTGCAGAGAGCAATGAGGATATCGTCATCAGCGATGCCCCTCAACCTACCAACAGGACTTGGCAGTTCATTGAGCTCGAGTCTGGAAAGCTTGTGGAACTTCCAGTTCAGTTCCTCAGCACCACTCCAGTTCTAGCCAACCTCACCCGTAGCCGACCAGAGGCCTACGTGTTCCCCAGGGCGTGGAAGGATGCCGCGGAAAGACTTCAAATTGCTGGAGTCAAGGTTGATACCCTCAAGGCAGATTTTGTCGGCGAGGTCGAGGCGCTGAACATCACGAGCGCTTCAGTGGGAAAGACACTCTATCAAGGTACTGCTTTGACGACCGTCACGACAGAAACGATCCGAAAGGAAATCAGAATGCCTGCAGGAAGCTTCTGGGTCAGCACAAGACAAAAGAACGCAGCACACGCTCTGGTGACGCTGGAACCCGAGGGCATCGACTCGTATGCCACATTCAATATTCTCCCCGTCAACGAGGGAGACGAGTACCCTGTATATAGAGTGATGGCGTAG
- a CDS encoding Methyltransf-11 domain-containing protein, which produces MPQNIYDNGKFFAEYAALDRSVNGLGSAPEWPRMQSYLPDLKGLSVIDLGCGFGWFARWARKAGAEFVCGIDISQNMLDRAQAMTDDPNIRYERGDMDSMMLPESCENRYEVAFSSLTIHYLAHLADFAKHVHRSLKRGGLFVFSVEHPVYTAPSHPAFITDEASGREYWPLDSYHKEGVRLTKWLIEGVEKHHRTVATYINTFLQAGFELTGFDEWRPTPEELKTYPYSGHRVLQRPVYLVMAVRKK; this is translated from the coding sequence ATGCCTCAAAACATCTACGATAACGGCAAGTTCTTTGCCGAATACGCCGCCCTCGATCGGTCAGTCAACGGCCTCGGCAGTGCCCCAGAATGGCCGAGAATGCAATCCTACCTCCCGGACCTCAAGGGATTAAGCGTAATCGATCTCGGATGTGGTTTCGGATGGTTTGCTCGATGGGCTCGCAAGGCCGGAGCTGAATTCGTCTGCGGAATCGACATCTCTCAAAACATGCTCGACCGAGCGCAAGCCATGACCGACGACCCGAACATCAGATATGAACGAGGCGACATGGACTCTATGATGCTTCCAGAGAGCTGCGAGAATAGATACGAAGTGGCTTTTAGCTCTCTTACGATCCATTACCTTGCTCACCTAGCAGACTTTGCCAAACATGTACATCGGAGCCTGAAGCGTGGAGGCTTGTTTGTCTTTTCCGTCGAGCATCCAGTTTACACGGCACCGTCTCATCCAGCCTTCATAACGGACGAAGCCTCGGGGCGAGAGTATTGGCCACTGGACAGCTACCACAAGGAGGGCGTGCGGTTGACGAAATGGCTCATCGAGGGAGTTGAGAAGCATCATCGCACGGTCGCAACCTACATCAATACCTTTCTACAAGCAGGCTTTGAGCTGACTGGGTTTGACGAGTGGCGCCCAACACCGGAGGAGCTGAAGACGTACCCTTACTCGGGGCATCGGGTATTGCAACGGCCGGTGTATTTGGTGATGGCGGTAAGGAAGAAGTAG
- a CDS encoding MFS domain-containing protein, whose product MSTTTAVQLEVLGGGYEEAAPHSTRSSLRSTRIRHSENARSLQQDASDDPALEASRIADSTVPDGGYGWVIILACAVIGWWTIGLSYVWGVYQRALLEKGVGSPLALSFCGSLSPALMASIGMLVSRVMRSLGTRKLCFVGITLIALAEIGASFVTDHLVGLFFLPGVPLGLGMSACFMSFSVAPAQYFRRKRGLANGIVMAGGGFGGAIMSVATNNMIERYGVEWAFRITGFLIAGTGLPAAWLIKERTPIHATGLIDWTLFRQANFALLFLAGGVGIFPLLVPPFFIPLYTQSMGLSTSTGAALLAGFSCSSAVGRIVSGQLCDILGPLNTLGAFFLGNSLTMIALWPASTTLAPLAVFAVLNGLMNGGFFSCMPTAVGNVFGSARVSTAVGMIIVGWVAGYLFGSPIAGYLLEAYGGADEGLHAYRPAMFYAGSVSLVATALVAILRLRISKKPLAKI is encoded by the exons ATGTCAACAACGACGGCCGTCCAGTTGGAGGTCCTTGGAGGGGGTTATGAAGAAGCGGCACCTCATTCCACGAGATCAAGCCTCCGCTCAACCCGAATTCGTCATTCGGAAAACGCCAGATCGCTTCAGCAAGATGCCTCTGATGACCCAGCTCTCGAAGCCTCGCGCATCGCTGACAGTACCGTTCCAGATGGAGGCTACGGCTGGGTTATCATCCTCGCCTGTGCTGTCATCGGTTGGTGGACCATAGGCCTCAGCTATGTCTGGGGCGTCTACCAGCGCGCGCTCCTGGAGAAAGGAGTTGGATCCCCTCTGGCTTTGTCCTTTTGCGGCTCTCTATCGCCAgcgttgatggcatcgataGGGATGCTTGTGTCTCGAGTGATGCGTTCCCTTGGCACCCGCAAACTCTGCTTCGTGGGCATCACACTGATAGCGCTTGCAGAGATTGGCGCAAGCTTTGTGACGGACCATCTCGTCGGCTTGTTCTTTCTCCCTGGAGTTCCTCTTGGACTCGGAATGAGTGCATGTTTCATGTCCTTCTCAGTTGCCCCGGCTCAGTATTTCCGCCGCAAGAGAGGATTGGCAAATGGAATAGTCATGGCCGGAGGTGGTTTCGGGGGCGCCATTATGAGCGTCGCAACCAACAACATGATTGAACGATACGGTGTTGAATGGGCTTTTCGAATTACTGGCTTTCTCATTGCCGGCACTGGACTTCCTGCAGCCTGGTTGATCAAGGAGAGAACACCAATTCACGCGACTGGACTCATCGACTGGACTCTCTTCCGACAAGCCAACTTTGCTCTCCTATTCTTGGCTGGCGGTGTTGGCATCTTTCCACTTCTTGTGCCACCCTTCTTTATCCCACTTTACACTCAATCCATGGGGCTCAGCACTAGCACAGGTGCGGCATTGTTGGCGGGATTCAGTTGCTCATCAGCCGTCGGTCGGATCGTGAGCGGTCAACTTTGCGATATTCTTGGACCTTTGAACACGCTTGGGGCATTCTTCCTTGGCAACTCCCTCACAATGATTGCTCTATGGCCAGCTTCGACTACCTTGGCGCCTCTTGCTGTCTTTGCAGTGTTGAATGGGCTGATGAATGGAGGCTTCTTTTCGTGCATGCCTACGGCTGTTGGCAACGTCTTTGGGTCCGCTCGTGTCTCTACGGCGGTGGGCATGATAATTGTTGGATGGGTTGCAGGCTATCTATTT GGATCTCCCATTGCAGGTTATCTGCTTGAAGCTTATGGTGGTGCTGATGAAGGACTCCACGCTTACCGACCAGCCATGTTCTACGCTGGCTCCGTGTCTCTGGTCGCTACTGCTCTTGTTGCTATTTTGAGACTGCGAATCAGCAAGAAGCCTTTGGCAAAGATCTGA
- a CDS encoding AB hydrolase-1 domain-containing protein: protein MTTSTNSTSLNHTFHYELSTHSYTVKWGSLGDPTSPPLILIHGTPWSSRLWEPFALSLARQFHVYIFDRPGFGESPAESKLPGTAATSSPVVEYDGDLARQSEVYAALFKSWQTDWGNQKPHVVAHDNAGLVSLRAYLLHGCQYASLCLIDVVAIGPFGKPLFKVVAEDPRHFQRLPDMAFEGILESYIRNAAFSELSRETMETLKAPWLREGGKEGFIRELCQANSRTTDEVEGRYGEVGTSIPVKVIWGAEDKWIPAEDAHRLGKALKAQEVVVIADAGHLIMLDQGAQLGVELGRWLCTVGQAK from the coding sequence ATGACTACATCCACAAACAGCACATCCTTGAACCATACCTTTCACTATGAACTCTCGACCCATAGTTACACCGTAAAATGGGGTTCCTTAGGTGACCCTACTTCACCACCACTCATCTTGATCCATGGAACCCCATGGTCATCCCGCCTATGGGAACCCTTTGCCCTGTCTCTAGCACGCCAGTTCCACGTCTACATCTTTGATAGACCTGGTTTCGGAGAGTCCCCCGCAGAGAGTAAACTGCCCGGAACAGCCGCCACCTCCAGTCCTGTGGTTGAGTACGACGGCGACCTTGCTCGACAATCCGAAGTTTATGCAGCGCTCTTCAAATCCTGGCAAACCGACTGGGGTAATCAGAAGCCCCATGTCGTCGCTCACGACAATGCTGGCTTGGTCAGTCTGCGGGCCTACCTACTCCATGGCTGCCAATACGCAAGTCTGTGTCTAATTGATGTCGTTGCGATCGGGCCATTCGGAAAACCTTTGTTCAAAGTCGTTGCCGAAGATCCCCGTCACTTCCAGCGGTTGCCCGACATGGCTTTTGAAGGCATCTTGGAGAGTTACATCCGCAACGCCGCATTCTCCGAGTTGTCCAGAGAAACCATGGAGACTCTCAAGGCACCCTGGCTTAGAGAGGGTGGAAAGGAAGGCTTCATTCGGGAGCTGTGTCAGGCAAACTCAAGGACCACAGACGAGGTGGAAGGGAGATACGGGGAAGTCGGAACGAGTATCCCAGTCAAGGTCATCTGGGGAGCTGAAGATAAATGGATCCCAGCAGAAGATGCTCACAGACTGGGAAAAGCTCTCAAAGCGCAAGAGGTTGTTGTGATCGCAGATGCAGGGCATCTGATCATGCTGGATCAAGGTGCCCAGCTTGGAGTAGAGTTGGGGAGATGGCTGTGCACTGTTGGCCAGGCAAAGTAA